Proteins from a genomic interval of Oharaeibacter diazotrophicus:
- a CDS encoding caspase family protein: MFQVMAGFRRRVTVFAALAALVVAPAEASERPGAADDAAPMSRPAGAFDVATFWFLSNPKCPTGEVQTPGGCVCEAGLSRIDGLCVVAPPPPPKVVDQPPPAAPPPPKRVTQKKVPPKVAKRPPAGVAGYEGGTPCMDADLVALMTSAYGKKPAGVVACNAGCLPRPKGTLRSKADLDALARANGVAWCPESCIEVTGWMPPAEVLRLERLTGRSFCPTDGQNYCRAPEYVGVPVATTVEKVLAFSPAATPPPPPGSVALVLGFGGYKSGIPGNDHAERDAAAFKALLTDRLGYPANAVVARDNLTRADLLKLFAPDGDLAKAKPTNSLILYVSGHGLSDPATGKAYLLPVDADPARLAETAVALQDVYEALGKLGTPGLTVALEASFPTSVSDLVDPPNLPDTDVAVLPEKPIPGLSVFTAADRNQQTLVDPELGTGLFTRWLLEGLSGAADADPTGNGDRKIESVELYVYTAHHVRVTARKSFGLEQKPLISESANSLMRSF, encoded by the coding sequence ATGTTTCAGGTCATGGCCGGTTTTCGGCGACGGGTGACGGTGTTCGCGGCGTTGGCCGCACTGGTCGTGGCGCCGGCGGAGGCGTCCGAACGGCCGGGCGCCGCGGACGACGCGGCGCCGATGTCGCGGCCCGCGGGCGCGTTCGACGTCGCCACCTTCTGGTTCCTGTCCAACCCCAAGTGCCCGACCGGCGAGGTCCAGACACCCGGCGGCTGCGTCTGCGAGGCCGGGCTGTCGCGGATCGACGGGCTCTGCGTCGTCGCCCCGCCGCCGCCCCCGAAGGTGGTCGACCAGCCGCCGCCGGCCGCGCCCCCGCCGCCGAAGCGGGTCACCCAGAAGAAGGTGCCGCCGAAGGTCGCCAAGCGGCCGCCCGCGGGCGTCGCCGGCTACGAGGGCGGCACGCCTTGCATGGACGCCGACCTCGTCGCGCTGATGACCAGCGCCTACGGCAAGAAGCCCGCCGGCGTCGTCGCCTGCAACGCCGGCTGTCTGCCGCGCCCGAAGGGCACGCTGCGCTCCAAGGCCGACCTCGACGCCCTCGCCAGGGCCAACGGCGTCGCCTGGTGCCCGGAGAGCTGCATCGAGGTCACCGGCTGGATGCCGCCGGCCGAGGTGCTGCGCCTCGAGCGCCTGACCGGCCGCTCCTTCTGCCCGACCGACGGCCAGAACTACTGCCGCGCGCCCGAATACGTCGGCGTGCCGGTCGCGACCACGGTGGAGAAGGTGCTCGCCTTCTCGCCGGCCGCGACGCCGCCGCCGCCCCCGGGCTCGGTCGCCCTGGTGCTCGGCTTCGGCGGCTACAAGTCCGGCATTCCCGGCAACGACCATGCCGAGCGCGACGCCGCCGCCTTCAAGGCGCTTCTGACCGACCGGCTCGGCTATCCCGCGAACGCCGTGGTGGCGCGCGACAACCTCACCCGCGCCGATCTCCTGAAACTGTTCGCGCCCGACGGCGACCTCGCCAAGGCCAAGCCGACCAACTCGCTGATCCTCTACGTCTCCGGCCACGGCCTGTCGGATCCCGCCACCGGCAAGGCCTACCTGCTGCCGGTCGACGCCGACCCCGCTCGCCTCGCCGAGACCGCGGTGGCGCTGCAGGACGTCTACGAAGCCCTCGGCAAGCTCGGCACCCCCGGCCTGACGGTCGCGCTGGAGGCCTCCTTCCCGACCTCGGTGAGCGACCTCGTCGACCCGCCGAACCTGCCGGACACCGACGTCGCGGTGCTGCCGGAGAAGCCGATCCCCGGCCTCTCGGTCTTCACCGCCGCCGACCGCAACCAGCAGACCCTGGTCGATCCCGAACTCGGCACCGGCCTGTTCACCCGCTGGCTGCTCGAGGGCCTCTCGGGCGCCGCCGACGCCGATCCGACCGGCAACGGCGACCGCAAGATCGAGTCGGTCGAACTCTACGTCTACACCGCGCACCACGTCCGCGTGACCGCGCGCAAGTCCTTCGGCCTCGAGCAGAAGCCGCTGATCAGCGAGAGCGCCAACTCGCTGATGCGGAGCTTCTGA
- a CDS encoding ribose-phosphate pyrophosphokinase encodes MKLVAGNSNRPLSEAIADYLDLGLTKTSVRRFADQEIFVEILENVRGEDVFVVQSTSFPANDNLMELLILTDALRRSSAKRITAVLPYFGYARQDRRSSGRTPISAKLVANLITHAGVDRVLTLDLHAGQIQGFFDIPTDNLFAAPVLVRDIKERYAVDNVVVVSPDVGGVVRARALAKRIDAPLAIVDKRRERPGESEVMNIIGSVDGRDCILVDDIVDSGGTLCNAADALLAKGARSVTAYATHGVLSGGAVARIGDSRLKEMVVTDSIQATAAQAQSPKLRTISIAPLMGEAIARTAAEQSVSSLFD; translated from the coding sequence ATGAAGCTCGTCGCCGGCAACTCCAATCGGCCGCTCTCCGAAGCGATCGCCGACTATCTCGATCTCGGGCTGACCAAGACGTCCGTCCGCCGCTTCGCGGACCAGGAGATCTTCGTCGAGATCCTGGAGAACGTGCGCGGCGAGGACGTCTTCGTCGTCCAGTCGACCAGCTTCCCGGCCAACGACAACCTGATGGAGCTGCTGATCCTCACCGACGCGCTGCGCCGCTCCTCGGCCAAGCGCATCACCGCGGTGCTGCCCTATTTCGGATACGCCCGCCAGGATCGCCGCTCCTCCGGCCGCACGCCGATCTCGGCCAAGCTGGTCGCCAACCTGATCACCCACGCCGGCGTCGACCGCGTGCTGACGCTCGACCTGCACGCCGGCCAGATCCAGGGCTTCTTCGACATCCCGACCGACAACCTGTTCGCCGCCCCGGTGCTGGTGCGCGACATCAAGGAGCGCTACGCGGTCGACAACGTGGTGGTGGTCTCGCCGGACGTCGGCGGCGTGGTGCGCGCCCGCGCGCTCGCCAAGCGCATCGACGCCCCGCTCGCCATCGTCGACAAGCGCCGCGAGCGCCCGGGCGAGTCCGAGGTGATGAACATCATCGGCTCGGTCGACGGCCGCGACTGCATCCTGGTCGACGACATCGTCGATTCCGGCGGCACGCTCTGCAACGCCGCCGACGCGCTGCTCGCCAAGGGCGCCCGCTCGGTCACCGCCTACGCCACCCACGGCGTGCTCTCCGGCGGCGCGGTCGCCCGCATCGGCGATTCCCGCCTGAAGGAGATGGTGGTCACCGATTCGATCCAGGCCACGGCCGCGCAGGCGCAGTCGCCGAAGCTGCGAACCATCTCGATCGCCCCGCTGATGGGCGAGGCGATCGCGCGCACCGCCGCCGAGCAGTCGGTGTCGAGCCTGTTCGACTGA
- a CDS encoding M24 family metallopeptidase yields the protein MALHFDEAEYAARRAALTASIRARGLDGLLMFAQESMYWATGYDTFGFCFFQCLAVGADGRMALLTRSADLRQARHTSDIADVRVWVDRADAGPVAQLADMLADLGLLGGRLGVEYDTHGLTAKNGRALDAGLAGRGELVDASDLVPALRVVKSPAEIAFVRKAAALADDAFDAAMAEIRPGADEGRVLAALQGSIFAAGGDYPGNEVIIGSGEDALLCRYKSGRRILAADDQLTLEFAGVWRHYHAALMRTVVVGRPRPRHVELHAAALDALAAVETAMVPGRSFGDVFDAHAAAMDARGLAAHRLAACGYSLGARFTPSWMEWPMFYRDNPAAVVPGMVLFAHMILMDSDSGTAMCVGRSYLTTTGAPEPLSRLPLALPVVG from the coding sequence ATGGCGCTGCACTTCGACGAGGCCGAATACGCCGCCCGGCGCGCCGCGCTGACGGCGTCGATCCGCGCCCGCGGCCTCGACGGCCTGCTGATGTTCGCCCAGGAATCGATGTACTGGGCGACCGGCTACGACACCTTCGGCTTCTGCTTCTTCCAGTGCCTCGCCGTCGGCGCCGACGGCCGGATGGCGCTGCTGACACGCTCGGCCGACCTCCGGCAGGCCCGCCACACCTCTGACATCGCCGACGTCCGCGTCTGGGTCGACCGCGCCGACGCCGGCCCGGTGGCGCAGCTCGCCGACATGCTCGCCGACCTCGGGCTCCTCGGCGGCCGGCTGGGCGTCGAGTACGACACCCACGGGCTGACGGCGAAGAACGGCCGCGCCCTCGACGCGGGTCTCGCCGGCCGCGGCGAGCTGGTCGACGCCTCCGACCTCGTGCCGGCCCTCAGAGTGGTGAAGTCGCCGGCCGAGATCGCCTTCGTGCGCAAGGCCGCCGCCCTCGCCGACGACGCCTTCGACGCCGCCATGGCCGAGATCCGCCCGGGCGCCGACGAGGGCCGCGTGCTCGCCGCCCTGCAGGGCTCGATCTTCGCCGCCGGCGGCGACTATCCCGGCAACGAGGTGATCATCGGATCGGGCGAGGACGCCCTGCTCTGCCGCTACAAGAGCGGCCGGCGCATCCTCGCCGCCGACGACCAGCTGACGCTGGAGTTCGCCGGGGTCTGGCGGCACTACCACGCCGCGCTGATGCGCACGGTGGTGGTGGGACGGCCGCGGCCGCGCCACGTCGAACTGCACGCCGCCGCGCTCGACGCGCTCGCCGCCGTCGAGACGGCGATGGTGCCCGGCCGCAGCTTCGGCGACGTCTTCGACGCCCACGCCGCGGCGATGGACGCCCGCGGCCTCGCGGCGCACCGCCTCGCCGCTTGCGGCTATTCGCTCGGCGCCCGCTTCACGCCGAGCTGGATGGAGTGGCCGATGTTCTACCGCGACAACCCCGCCGCGGTGGTGCCGGGCATGGTGCTGTTCGCGCACATGATCCTGATGGACTCCGACAGCGGCACGGCGATGTGCGTCGGCCGCAGCTACCTCACCACCACCGGCGCGCCGGAACCGCTGTCGCGGTTGCCGCTCGCGCTGCCGGTGGTCGGCTGA
- the pgeF gene encoding peptidoglycan editing factor PgeF, which yields MITAPALADLPGIRHGWFTRAGGVSEGIYGSLNTGLGSADDRDRVLENRGRIAEALGVGRDALVTCHQVHSPDVVHATAPWAPEDNPKADALVTDRPGLAIAVSSADCGPVLFADADARVVGAAHSGWKGAFGGVLEATVDAMERLGAERGRIRAVVGPMISAAAYEVGPEFVGRFAAAGEEVERWFRPSGRDGHALFDLPAYIAFRLARAGVGTVADLGLCTYSDEARFFSYRRTTHRGEPDYGRHLSGIVLEPT from the coding sequence ATGATCACCGCCCCGGCGCTCGCCGACCTCCCCGGCATCCGGCACGGCTGGTTCACCCGCGCCGGCGGCGTCTCGGAGGGGATCTACGGCAGCCTCAACACCGGCCTCGGCTCCGCCGACGACCGGGATCGGGTGCTGGAGAACCGCGGCCGGATCGCCGAGGCGCTCGGCGTCGGCCGCGACGCGCTGGTGACCTGCCATCAGGTCCACTCCCCTGACGTCGTCCACGCCACCGCCCCGTGGGCGCCGGAGGACAACCCGAAGGCCGACGCCCTCGTCACCGACCGGCCGGGCCTCGCGATCGCGGTGTCGTCGGCCGACTGCGGCCCGGTGCTGTTCGCCGACGCCGACGCGCGGGTTGTCGGCGCCGCCCATTCCGGCTGGAAAGGCGCCTTCGGCGGCGTGCTCGAGGCGACGGTGGACGCGATGGAGCGGCTCGGCGCCGAACGCGGCCGGATCCGCGCCGTCGTGGGACCGATGATCTCGGCGGCGGCCTACGAGGTCGGCCCGGAATTCGTCGGCCGCTTCGCCGCCGCCGGCGAGGAGGTCGAACGCTGGTTCCGGCCGTCGGGCCGGGACGGCCACGCGCTGTTCGACCTGCCGGCCTACATCGCCTTCCGCCTCGCCCGCGCCGGCGTCGGCACCGTCGCCGACCTCGGGCTCTGCACCTATTCCGACGAGGCGCGCTTCTTCTCCTACCGCCGGACGACCCACCGCGGCGAGCCCGACTACGGCCGCCATCTCTCCGGCATCGTGCTCGAACCCACCTGA
- a CDS encoding class I SAM-dependent methyltransferase, translating to MNPLGERIRALIAATGPIPVADYMALALGDPEHGYYATRDPFGATGDFVTAPEISQMFGELIGIWCLAVHAALGAPASVRLVELGPGRGTLMRDLLRAARLAPDFLAAADVHLVETSPHLRQVQAASLAGLAAPTWHADVATLPPGPAIVVANEFFDALPIRQFVRAGGGWAERRVGLSDDGGLAFGLAAGTVDPALLPPGAEAAPEGAVAEVNLAAEAIAARLAARIAAEGGALLAIDYGHAESGFGDTLQAVRRHAYADALAAPGEADLTAHVDFGALARACRAAGARVHGPVTQGEFLLSMGLLERAGRLGAGRSERERETIVAAVERLAGPEEMGTLFKVMAVTGGLNVPGFDAVAI from the coding sequence GTGAACCCGCTCGGCGAGCGCATCCGCGCCCTGATCGCGGCGACCGGGCCGATCCCGGTGGCCGACTACATGGCGCTGGCGCTCGGCGATCCCGAACACGGCTACTACGCCACCCGCGATCCCTTCGGCGCCACCGGCGACTTCGTCACGGCGCCCGAGATCAGCCAGATGTTCGGCGAATTGATCGGGATCTGGTGCCTCGCCGTCCACGCCGCCCTCGGCGCGCCGGCCTCGGTCCGGCTCGTCGAGCTCGGCCCGGGCCGCGGCACGCTGATGCGCGACCTCCTGCGCGCCGCCCGGCTGGCGCCGGATTTCCTCGCGGCGGCCGACGTCCACCTCGTCGAGACCAGCCCGCACCTGCGCCAAGTGCAGGCCGCCAGCCTCGCCGGTCTCGCCGCGCCGACGTGGCACGCCGACGTCGCGACCCTGCCGCCGGGGCCGGCGATCGTGGTCGCCAACGAGTTCTTCGACGCGCTGCCGATCCGCCAGTTCGTGCGCGCCGGCGGCGGCTGGGCCGAGCGGCGCGTCGGCCTTTCGGACGACGGCGGCCTCGCCTTCGGCCTCGCCGCCGGCACGGTCGACCCGGCGCTGCTGCCGCCCGGCGCCGAGGCCGCGCCCGAGGGCGCCGTCGCCGAGGTCAACCTTGCCGCCGAGGCGATCGCGGCGCGGCTCGCCGCCCGCATCGCCGCCGAGGGCGGCGCGTTGCTCGCGATCGACTACGGCCACGCCGAGAGCGGCTTCGGCGACACGCTGCAGGCGGTCCGCCGCCACGCCTACGCCGACGCGCTCGCCGCCCCCGGCGAGGCCGACCTCACCGCCCACGTCGACTTCGGCGCCCTCGCCCGCGCCTGCCGCGCCGCCGGGGCGCGGGTGCACGGACCGGTGACCCAGGGCGAGTTCCTGCTCTCCATGGGCCTGCTCGAACGCGCCGGCCGGCTCGGCGCCGGCCGCTCCGAGCGCGAGCGCGAGACGATCGTGGCCGCGGTCGAGCGCCTCGCCGGCCCGGAGGAGATGGGCACGCTGTTCAAGGTGATGGCGGTGACGGGCGGCCTGAACGTGCCCGGCTTCGACGCCGTCGCGATTTGA
- the lgt gene encoding prolipoprotein diacylglyceryl transferase — protein sequence MPILVIPFPAIDPILVSFGPFAIRWYALAYVAGLLFGWWYVRRLVATDRLWPAGPRMDALGVDDLLVWITFGVVLGGRLGYVAFYNLDYYLSDPLEIVKVWDGGMSFHGGMTGAALAMILFARGRKLNFWSVFDAAAAAVPIGLLLGRLANFVNGELYGRPTDVSWAVVFPRGGDVPRHPSQIYEAGLEGLVLFVVLTLVVWRTPALKRPGLVTGLFGVGYALARIVVEFFREPDPQVGYLAFDVVTMGMVLSAAMGFVGLAMIALAVSGRTAGPSAGPGP from the coding sequence ATGCCCATCCTGGTGATACCCTTCCCGGCGATCGATCCGATCCTCGTCTCCTTCGGGCCCTTCGCGATCCGCTGGTACGCGCTCGCCTACGTCGCCGGCCTGCTGTTCGGCTGGTGGTACGTCCGCCGCCTCGTGGCGACCGATCGGCTGTGGCCGGCCGGCCCCCGCATGGACGCGCTCGGCGTCGACGACCTCCTGGTCTGGATCACCTTCGGCGTCGTGCTCGGCGGCCGGCTCGGCTATGTCGCCTTCTACAACCTGGACTACTATCTCTCCGACCCGCTCGAGATCGTGAAGGTGTGGGACGGCGGCATGTCGTTCCACGGCGGCATGACCGGCGCGGCGCTGGCGATGATCCTGTTCGCCCGCGGCCGGAAGCTGAACTTCTGGTCGGTGTTCGACGCCGCCGCCGCTGCGGTGCCGATCGGGCTGCTGCTCGGCCGGCTCGCCAACTTCGTCAACGGCGAGCTCTACGGCCGCCCGACCGACGTTTCCTGGGCGGTGGTGTTCCCGCGCGGCGGCGACGTGCCGCGTCACCCGAGCCAGATCTACGAGGCCGGGCTCGAGGGGCTGGTGCTGTTCGTGGTGTTGACGCTGGTGGTCTGGCGCACGCCGGCGCTGAAGCGGCCGGGCCTCGTCACGGGCCTGTTCGGCGTCGGCTACGCCCTCGCGCGCATCGTCGTCGAGTTCTTCCGCGAGCCCGACCCGCAGGTCGGCTACCTCGCCTTCGACGTCGTCACCATGGGCATGGTGCTGTCGGCGGCGATGGGCTTCGTCGGCCTCGCGATGATCGCGCTCGCCGTCTCGGGCCGCACCGCCGGCCCGTCCGCGGGGCCGGGGCCGTGA
- a CDS encoding accessory factor UbiK family protein: MTHTQGRLFDEFAKLMNDAAGVAQSARREVETAMRSQADRVVSELDLVRREDFEIVQALAAKAVAEVERLAARVADLEARLAVRDVAEPVPGVEPHGTTPDGASGGA; this comes from the coding sequence ATGACGCACACCCAGGGCCGTCTGTTCGACGAGTTCGCCAAGCTCATGAACGACGCCGCCGGCGTCGCCCAGTCGGCCCGCCGCGAGGTCGAGACCGCGATGCGCTCGCAGGCCGACCGCGTCGTCTCCGAACTCGACCTCGTCCGCCGCGAGGATTTCGAGATCGTCCAGGCCCTCGCCGCCAAGGCGGTCGCCGAGGTCGAGCGCCTCGCCGCCCGCGTCGCCGACCTCGAGGCGCGCCTCGCCGTCCGCGACGTCGCCGAGCCCGTTCCGGGCGTCGAGCCGCACGGCACCACGCCCGACGGGGCGAGCGGCGGCGCCTGA
- a CDS encoding YbjN domain-containing protein: MTLIDVNSERPGNPVDTIEVIAAQNDWTFERSGDDEITVSIQGNWCDYHVSFSWMEEIEALQLACAFDIKVPETRRTEVTRLLALINEQMWIGHFDLWQAEGVVMYRHALLLAGQIEASDEQIGAMLEHALESCDRFYQSFQFVVWAGKSAREALDHALIETVGEA, translated from the coding sequence GTGACCCTCATCGATGTCAACTCCGAACGGCCGGGCAACCCCGTCGACACCATCGAGGTCATCGCCGCGCAGAACGACTGGACGTTCGAGCGCTCCGGCGACGACGAGATCACGGTGTCGATCCAGGGGAACTGGTGCGACTACCACGTCTCCTTCTCCTGGATGGAGGAGATCGAGGCCCTGCAGCTCGCCTGCGCCTTCGACATCAAGGTCCCCGAGACGCGCCGCACCGAGGTGACGCGTCTGCTGGCCCTCATCAACGAGCAGATGTGGATCGGCCACTTCGACCTCTGGCAGGCCGAGGGCGTGGTGATGTACCGCCACGCGCTGCTGCTCGCGGGCCAGATCGAGGCCAGCGACGAGCAGATCGGCGCCATGCTCGAGCACGCGCTCGAGAGCTGCGACCGCTTCTACCAGTCGTTCCAGTTCGTGGTCTGGGCCGGCAAGAGCGCCCGCGAGGCGCTCGACCACGCCCTGATCGAGACGGTCGGCGAGGCCTGA
- the proC gene encoding pyrroline-5-carboxylate reductase yields MALSAISSLVLVGAGKMGGAMLAGWLDRGLPAAAVTLVDPALGPEMADLVARHGLAHATTVEGLAAPAVLVLAVKPQMMAGVLAAVAPVVGPETVVVSVAAGTTLATLGGALGDGPIVRVMPNTPAQVGQGMSVGVGNAAVGPEQRAVVDALMRAVGATAWIDDEGLMDAVTAVSGSGPAYVFLLAEVLAAAGRAAGLPADLAALLARQTVSGAGALLAASELDPATLRRNVTSPAGTTAAALAVLMADDALQPLMTAAVAAAAKRGRELAG; encoded by the coding sequence ATGGCCCTGTCCGCGATTTCGTCCCTCGTGCTCGTCGGCGCCGGCAAGATGGGCGGCGCCATGCTGGCGGGCTGGCTCGACCGCGGCCTGCCGGCGGCGGCCGTCACGCTGGTCGATCCCGCGCTCGGGCCGGAGATGGCCGACCTCGTCGCCCGCCACGGCCTCGCGCACGCCACCACCGTCGAGGGCCTCGCGGCGCCGGCGGTGCTGGTGCTGGCGGTGAAGCCGCAGATGATGGCCGGCGTGCTCGCCGCGGTCGCGCCCGTGGTCGGGCCGGAGACGGTGGTGGTGTCGGTGGCGGCGGGCACCACGCTCGCCACCCTCGGCGGCGCGCTCGGCGACGGGCCGATCGTCCGAGTGATGCCGAACACGCCGGCGCAGGTCGGACAGGGCATGTCGGTCGGCGTCGGCAATGCCGCGGTCGGGCCGGAGCAGCGCGCCGTGGTCGACGCGCTGATGCGGGCGGTTGGCGCGACCGCCTGGATCGACGACGAGGGCCTGATGGACGCGGTCACCGCGGTGTCGGGTTCCGGGCCGGCCTACGTCTTCCTGCTCGCCGAGGTACTGGCCGCGGCCGGCCGCGCCGCGGGGCTGCCGGCGGATCTGGCGGCGCTGCTCGCGCGGCAGACGGTGTCCGGCGCCGGCGCGCTGCTCGCCGCCTCCGAGCTCGACCCGGCGACGCTGCGTCGCAACGTCACCTCGCCCGCCGGCACCACCGCGGCGGCGCTCGCCGTGCTGATGGCCGACGACGCGCTGCAGCCGCTGATGACGGCCGCGGTCGCCGCAGCGGCGAAGCGCGGGCGCGAACTCGCCGGCTGA
- a CDS encoding TetR/AcrR family transcriptional regulator, producing MSEDTAVTDRIVDAFLGRLATTPLGAIELADVARDADVGLEALRAHFDGKLAILAAHARRVDLAVLARHDPAMAGEPARDRLFDVLMRRLDALAPHRDAMRMLARSVTRDPLLAAAIGPIAVRSMTFMLSEAGIPAAGPAGRLRARGLALAWVRILDVFVDDHDPGLARTMVAVDKALRRGEQAEDLFDRAKRAACRFGGGFGRGRRRGSATAEDVSAGAGI from the coding sequence ATGAGCGAGGATACCGCCGTCACCGACCGCATCGTCGACGCCTTCCTCGGGCGGCTCGCGACCACGCCGCTCGGCGCGATCGAACTCGCCGACGTCGCGCGCGACGCCGACGTCGGCCTCGAGGCGCTCCGGGCGCATTTCGACGGCAAGCTCGCGATCCTCGCCGCCCACGCGCGGCGGGTCGACCTCGCGGTGCTCGCCCGCCACGACCCGGCGATGGCCGGCGAACCGGCGCGCGACCGGCTGTTCGACGTGCTGATGCGCCGTCTCGACGCGCTCGCGCCGCATCGCGACGCCATGCGGATGCTGGCGCGCTCGGTGACGCGCGATCCGCTGCTCGCGGCCGCGATCGGCCCGATCGCGGTGCGCTCGATGACCTTCATGCTGTCGGAGGCGGGCATCCCCGCGGCCGGTCCGGCCGGCCGGCTGAGGGCGCGCGGACTCGCGCTCGCCTGGGTCCGCATCCTCGACGTCTTCGTCGACGACCACGACCCCGGCCTCGCCCGCACCATGGTGGCGGTCGACAAGGCGCTCCGGCGCGGCGAACAGGCCGAGGACCTGTTCGACCGCGCCAAGCGGGCCGCCTGCCGGTTCGGCGGCGGTTTCGGCCGCGGCCGGCGCCGCGGCAGCGCGACGGCGGAGGACGTCTCCGCCGGTGCGGGGATCTGA
- a CDS encoding tRNA-binding protein, with amino-acid sequence MTETSAAAPTIGFDDFLKVDVRVGRIVAAEVFKEARKPALKLTIDFGPEIGVKKSSAQIRVHYEPEAIVGKLVLAVVNFPPRQIGPMRSEVLTLGVPDADGAVVLIGPDKDVPIGGRLF; translated from the coding sequence GTGACCGAGACTTCCGCCGCCGCGCCGACCATCGGCTTCGACGACTTCCTCAAGGTCGACGTCCGCGTCGGCCGCATCGTCGCGGCGGAGGTTTTCAAGGAGGCGCGCAAGCCGGCGCTCAAGCTCACGATCGACTTCGGGCCCGAGATCGGCGTCAAGAAGTCGTCGGCCCAGATCCGCGTCCACTACGAGCCGGAGGCGATCGTCGGCAAGCTGGTGTTGGCGGTGGTCAACTTCCCGCCCCGCCAGATCGGCCCGATGCGCTCGGAGGTCCTGACCCTCGGCGTCCCCGACGCCGACGGCGCCGTCGTGCTGATCGGCCCGGACAAGGACGTGCCGATCGGCGGCCGGCTGTTCTGA
- a CDS encoding LysR substrate-binding domain-containing protein: protein MVTRRLPSLNALRAFEAAARLGALNRAADELSVTESAVSRQIRVLEDELGVGLFRRVHRGVRLSPAGERLASALGQAFETIRRGVDEVRKGPAEIRVRVLPTLGTRWLLPRLSAFESAHPDLKVRVSVLWESMTPDDVEHDVGIVMDENRWPPERLIALFRERLTPVCSPAYLKRIGRLDTPAALRRALLLHCSGAPDWPLWLKQAGFPEAETDGGEWFDTMDMALRAAERGRGVAIADLAMVADDLTLGRLVRASGIVVTDRTNYHVVRRDTGRARPEVDRFVDWLLAEAAATDQGDGETAAVTEEA from the coding sequence ATGGTCACCCGGCGCCTGCCCTCCCTAAACGCCCTGCGCGCCTTCGAAGCCGCCGCCCGGCTCGGCGCGCTCAACCGCGCCGCCGACGAGCTGTCGGTGACCGAGAGCGCGGTCAGCCGCCAGATCCGCGTGCTCGAGGACGAACTCGGCGTCGGCCTGTTCCGCCGCGTCCATCGCGGCGTCCGGCTGTCGCCGGCGGGCGAGCGGCTGGCGTCGGCGCTGGGGCAGGCGTTCGAGACGATCCGGCGCGGCGTCGACGAGGTCCGCAAGGGCCCGGCCGAGATCCGTGTCCGCGTGCTGCCGACCCTCGGCACCCGCTGGCTGCTGCCGCGGCTGTCCGCGTTCGAATCGGCCCATCCCGATCTCAAGGTCCGCGTCAGCGTGCTGTGGGAATCGATGACGCCCGACGACGTCGAGCACGACGTCGGCATCGTCATGGACGAGAACCGCTGGCCGCCGGAACGGCTGATCGCGCTGTTCCGCGAACGGCTGACGCCGGTCTGCTCGCCCGCCTACCTGAAGCGGATCGGCCGGCTCGACACCCCGGCGGCGCTGCGGCGGGCGCTGCTCTTGCACTGCTCCGGCGCGCCGGACTGGCCTCTCTGGCTGAAGCAGGCGGGCTTCCCGGAGGCCGAGACCGACGGCGGCGAGTGGTTCGACACCATGGACATGGCGCTGCGCGCCGCCGAACGCGGCCGCGGCGTCGCCATCGCCGATCTCGCCATGGTCGCCGACGACCTCACGCTCGGCCGGCTGGTGCGGGCGAGCGGCATCGTCGTCACCGACCGCACCAACTACCACGTGGTGCGCCGCGACACCGGCCGCGCCCGACCGGAGGTCGACCGCTTCGTCGACTGGCTGCTCGCCGAGGCGGCCGCCACCGACCAGGGCGACGGCGAGACCGCGGCGGTGACCGAGGAGGCGTGA